One window of Candidatus Marinimicrobia bacterium CG08_land_8_20_14_0_20_45_22 genomic DNA carries:
- a CDS encoding thioredoxin family protein, which produces MIEITIVGSGCLNCRRLEALCREIVEENNILASISKVTDWRQFTALGIMLTPGLLINGNVVSSGKIPVKATLTHWILNAAKS; this is translated from the coding sequence ATGATTGAAATTACTATCGTCGGATCCGGCTGTCTGAATTGCCGGAGACTCGAAGCGCTTTGTCGGGAAATAGTCGAGGAAAATAACATTCTAGCCAGCATCTCTAAAGTAACGGATTGGCGGCAGTTCACCGCTCTGGGAATCATGCTAACGCCTGGACTGCTGATTAACGGTAACGTCGTTTCCAGCGGGAAAATACCAGTTAAAGCTACATTGACGCACTGGATTCTAAATGCGGCGAAATCGTGA
- the trxA gene encoding thioredoxin — translation MSEKLTKQKFITDVFDYEKFSEWKYTGDVPCIIDFYADWCQPCKMVSPILEDMAKKYEGKIKVYKINTDQESELASIFNIRSIPSILFIPMEGQPQMAIGSLPKVTIEKVIHEVLVVPAPVLKNS, via the coding sequence ATGTCTGAAAAATTAACAAAACAAAAATTCATAACCGATGTATTTGACTATGAGAAATTTTCCGAATGGAAATATACCGGCGACGTTCCGTGCATTATCGACTTCTACGCCGACTGGTGTCAACCCTGCAAAATGGTTTCGCCAATTCTCGAAGATATGGCAAAAAAGTATGAGGGTAAGATTAAGGTCTATAAAATAAATACGGATCAGGAATCCGAATTAGCCAGCATCTTTAATATCCGAAGCATACCTTCTATCTTGTTTATACCGATGGAAGGTCAACCGCAAATGGCAATTGGCTCACTCCCGAAAGTAACTATTGAAAAAGTCATTCATGAAGTGCTAGTGGTCCCCGCCCCGGTTTTAAAAAATTCGTAA